One window from the genome of Rhodococcus sp. ABRD24 encodes:
- a CDS encoding cupredoxin domain-containing protein produces the protein MPLTVACGQSAPAEPDAVVVIRNVHFGPMDVTVPVGGTVQWRFEDGGLLHHVGSDGEFDSGITAEGSYEHTFDAPGVYEYHCSVHRYMTGTVTVTG, from the coding sequence CTGCCGCTGACCGTCGCGTGCGGGCAGTCGGCGCCGGCGGAGCCGGACGCGGTCGTGGTGATTCGCAACGTGCACTTCGGGCCGATGGACGTCACAGTGCCGGTCGGGGGCACGGTGCAGTGGCGGTTCGAGGACGGCGGCCTGCTTCACCACGTCGGATCCGACGGCGAATTCGACAGCGGTATCACCGCAGAAGGGAGCTACGAGCACACCTTCGACGCTCCTGGCGTCTACGAGTACCACTGCTCGGTCCATCGGTACATGACCGGGACCGTCACCGTGACGGGTTGA
- a CDS encoding plastocyanin/azurin family copper-binding protein: MKKILALSVGVVTAAALVSGCSGDTDAAGGEPAAVIEVKNMAYTPAQVSIEKGQTVQWRFNDSGMPHDVVGEGQLEGKLESELLTEGTYEYTFDEAGTFDYHCTPHPMMVGTVIVQ; this comes from the coding sequence ATGAAGAAAATCCTCGCGCTGTCCGTGGGAGTCGTCACCGCAGCAGCTCTGGTCAGTGGGTGTAGTGGCGACACCGATGCGGCCGGCGGCGAACCCGCCGCCGTGATCGAGGTCAAGAACATGGCCTACACCCCGGCCCAGGTCAGTATCGAGAAGGGGCAGACGGTGCAGTGGCGCTTCAACGACTCCGGCATGCCGCACGACGTCGTCGGCGAAGGACAATTGGAAGGGAAGCTCGAGAGCGAACTGCTCACCGAGGGCACCTACGAGTACACCTTCGACGAGGCCGGGACCTTCGACTACCACTGCACGCCGCACCCGATGATGGTCGGCACCGTCATCGTCCAGTAG
- a CDS encoding multicopper oxidase family protein encodes MTRSVHRVTLDRRRFLRLGSLGAGAVGLGALGFGAVGCSSDVSAGPSANDLDYILPTDPEIAQAEAARAASGTTASFALAASVGGVDLGGRVVNTWTYGGAAVAPELRLRKGDRVRASVSNGLPAETTLHWHGIRIRNDMDGAAPVTQSAIAPNGGVFEYDFIAPDPGTYWYHSHSGLQADRGLFGAMIVEDPDDRSGADADAVLVLDDWVDGMGTSPDAVMMALNPAISGGHGGHGGGTAPAVHSDTEMGVAQELVSRGHGDSVVLGGMTQHIAYPMHLINGRPPNDPSVIEAPLGERLRLRIINAAAETPYRFAVAGHELTVVAVDGYDVQPVTADTVIVGMAQRVDALVTVRSGVWPVVAKVEGREGYASTILRTPDALPIANPDVGGNIPELSGRLVQESDLRPVEAVRLAERRPDRDYRIELIQAGDRYVWGMAGADAGKLVMKQGERVRITMANSSSMWHPMHTHGHTFAVPEYGGLRRDTVIVLPGSELAIEFDADNPGEWMFHCHNAYHFEAGMTANLRYIR; translated from the coding sequence ATGACTCGATCCGTCCACCGAGTCACTCTCGACCGTCGCCGTTTCCTCCGCCTCGGTTCCTTGGGCGCGGGGGCGGTAGGGCTAGGGGCCCTCGGGTTCGGCGCAGTGGGCTGCAGCTCGGATGTGTCGGCGGGACCGTCGGCGAACGACCTGGACTACATCCTGCCGACCGATCCGGAGATCGCTCAGGCCGAGGCCGCGCGCGCCGCGAGCGGTACGACGGCGTCGTTCGCGCTCGCTGCGAGTGTGGGCGGGGTTGATCTCGGTGGTCGAGTGGTGAACACGTGGACCTACGGCGGTGCAGCAGTGGCACCGGAACTGCGGCTGCGCAAGGGCGACCGGGTGCGGGCGTCGGTGAGCAACGGACTTCCGGCCGAGACGACGTTGCACTGGCACGGCATCCGGATTCGGAACGACATGGACGGCGCGGCCCCGGTGACGCAGTCGGCGATCGCACCGAACGGCGGGGTATTCGAGTACGACTTCATCGCGCCGGACCCCGGGACGTACTGGTACCACTCGCACAGTGGTCTGCAGGCCGATCGCGGCCTGTTCGGGGCGATGATCGTCGAGGATCCGGACGATCGGTCCGGCGCCGACGCAGATGCGGTGCTGGTCCTCGACGACTGGGTCGACGGAATGGGAACATCGCCGGACGCGGTGATGATGGCGCTGAATCCGGCCATCTCCGGGGGCCACGGTGGTCACGGCGGAGGGACGGCTCCAGCGGTGCACTCCGACACCGAAATGGGTGTCGCGCAGGAGCTGGTGTCACGGGGGCACGGCGATTCGGTCGTACTGGGTGGAATGACCCAGCACATCGCGTATCCGATGCATTTGATCAACGGCCGCCCGCCGAACGATCCGTCGGTGATCGAGGCGCCCTTGGGTGAACGGTTGCGGCTGCGAATCATCAACGCCGCGGCCGAGACTCCGTATCGATTTGCGGTTGCCGGGCACGAACTGACGGTGGTCGCCGTCGATGGCTACGACGTTCAGCCGGTAACCGCGGACACCGTGATCGTGGGGATGGCGCAGCGGGTGGACGCGCTGGTGACCGTGAGATCGGGAGTGTGGCCGGTGGTCGCGAAGGTCGAGGGCCGTGAAGGCTATGCATCGACGATTCTGCGCACACCCGATGCGCTGCCGATCGCGAATCCCGATGTGGGCGGAAATATTCCGGAACTTTCCGGCCGCCTGGTGCAGGAGAGTGACCTGCGCCCCGTCGAAGCGGTGCGACTCGCGGAGCGGCGGCCCGACCGGGACTATCGGATAGAGCTCATCCAAGCCGGGGACCGTTACGTGTGGGGCATGGCGGGCGCCGACGCCGGCAAGCTCGTGATGAAGCAGGGCGAGCGGGTGCGCATCACGATGGCGAACTCGTCGTCGATGTGGCATCCGATGCACACGCACGGGCATACGTTCGCCGTACCCGAGTACGGCGGATTGCGGCGGGACACGGTGATCGTCCTGCCCGGCAGCGAGTTGGCGATCGAGTTCGACGCCGACAACCCCGGTGAGTGGATGTTCCATTGCCACAACGCGTATCACTTCGAAGCCGGGATGACCGCAAATCTGCGGTACATCCGTTGA